The following proteins are encoded in a genomic region of Planococcus lenghuensis:
- a CDS encoding 2'-5' RNA ligase family protein: MQALVLRFDYKSSAFMENLQKQAVNAAGMSGPPLPPHLSLLTLQHADSASLKRVAEDKALHLNNTFLSFSSIGFFKQNGRFFLSPAASKALMDAHFKIQSTARGYQGHLHEHEPEEWTPHVPIITGILPPFQGPMFARLSMEFEPFKAKAAAIECWTLTGDHIETDWSLFLD; encoded by the coding sequence ATGCAAGCACTAGTACTCAGGTTCGATTATAAATCCTCTGCCTTTATGGAAAATCTGCAAAAGCAGGCGGTCAATGCCGCTGGGATGTCCGGGCCGCCGCTTCCGCCGCATTTGTCGCTTCTGACGTTGCAGCACGCGGATTCCGCAAGCTTAAAACGCGTGGCCGAAGACAAAGCCCTGCATCTGAATAACACGTTCCTCTCATTCAGCTCCATCGGTTTTTTTAAGCAAAATGGAAGATTCTTTCTGTCACCGGCCGCTTCCAAAGCGTTGATGGATGCGCATTTTAAGATCCAATCAACCGCCCGCGGATACCAAGGCCACCTCCATGAGCATGAACCAGAAGAGTGGACGCCCCATGTACCGATCATTACTGGCATCTTACCTCCATTCCAAGGACCGATGTTCGCCCGACTGTCGATGGAATTTGAGCCTTTTAAAGCTAAAGCTGCCGCCATTGAATGTTGGACGTTGACCGGTGATCATATCGAGACGGATTGGAGTCTGTTCCTGGATTGA
- a CDS encoding thermonuclease family protein has translation MKTINSLLFSLLFLLAGCNAAEPADSLGRMPAELLSVIDGDTIKVLYEGREETIRYLLVDTPETNHPELGQQPLGPEATGKNKDILKAAEIEIEFDEGRQYDDYGRLLAYVYTDGVSVQEQLLEAGLARVGYVFPPNTQYIEEFEQAEDIAQEMGIGIWETAGYVTDRGFNSEVFEQTGSGTDSTCRIKGNINRKGEKIYHLPGALNYEQTKPEEWFCSVEKAESAGFRTSPN, from the coding sequence ATGAAAACCATTAATAGCTTGCTGTTCAGTCTGCTCTTCCTGCTTGCCGGCTGCAATGCAGCAGAACCGGCTGACAGTCTGGGCCGGATGCCAGCAGAACTGCTGTCTGTTATCGATGGCGATACGATCAAAGTGCTTTATGAAGGCCGGGAAGAGACCATCCGGTACTTATTGGTCGATACACCGGAAACCAATCATCCGGAATTGGGCCAGCAGCCGCTTGGACCGGAAGCAACCGGAAAAAACAAGGATATTCTGAAGGCAGCAGAAATTGAAATCGAATTTGACGAAGGCAGGCAGTACGATGACTATGGCCGCCTGCTCGCTTATGTGTATACGGATGGCGTAAGTGTCCAGGAGCAATTACTGGAAGCTGGACTGGCCCGGGTCGGCTATGTATTCCCTCCAAATACCCAGTATATCGAAGAATTCGAACAAGCCGAGGATATCGCGCAGGAAATGGGAATTGGAATTTGGGAAACTGCGGGTTATGTAACGGACCGCGGGTTCAATTCAGAAGTGTTTGAACAGACAGGTTCAGGAACAGACAGCACCTGCAGGATTAAAGGCAACATCAATCGAAAAGGCGAGAAAATCTACCACCTCCCCGGAGCCTTGAATTACGAACAAACGAAACCGGAGGAATGGTTCTGTTCTGTCGAAAAAGCAGAAAGTGCCGGATTCCGGACATCCCCAAATTAA